Proteins from a single region of Streptomyces spectabilis:
- a CDS encoding cytochrome c biogenesis CcdA family protein — MTADVGYFAAFLAGLLALVSPCSALLLPAFFAYSIDSTSRLLARTGIFYAGLATTLVPLGAAGSTAGRFFFGHREQLVFWAGWTIIALGIAQVVGLGFASRRLAELSGRIRPTTAVSVYALGAVYGLAGFCAGPILGSVLTVAAVSGSPVYGGALLAVYALGMAVPLFVLAALWERFDLGRRRWLRGRAFRVGRLELHTTSLLSGLFFVLLGALFLAYDGAAALPGLLDVDDSYTVQERASRIGDAVPDWAALLGLVAVAAAVALAAAVRGRRTESGAGRRAESGVAPDAE; from the coding sequence GTGACGGCCGACGTCGGATACTTCGCCGCCTTCCTCGCCGGTCTCCTCGCCCTGGTCAGCCCGTGCAGCGCACTGCTGCTTCCGGCGTTCTTCGCGTACTCGATCGACTCCACGTCGCGGCTGCTCGCCCGGACCGGGATCTTCTACGCCGGGCTCGCCACGACCCTCGTGCCGCTCGGCGCCGCCGGGTCGACGGCCGGGCGGTTCTTCTTCGGGCACCGGGAGCAGCTGGTGTTCTGGGCGGGCTGGACGATCATCGCGCTCGGGATCGCGCAGGTGGTGGGGCTCGGCTTCGCCTCCCGCCGCCTCGCCGAGCTTTCCGGGCGCATCCGGCCCACCACGGCGGTATCGGTGTACGCGCTCGGCGCCGTCTACGGGCTCGCCGGGTTCTGCGCGGGCCCGATCCTCGGCAGCGTCCTGACGGTCGCCGCGGTGAGCGGCAGCCCGGTGTACGGGGGCGCGCTGCTCGCCGTGTACGCGCTGGGGATGGCGGTGCCGCTGTTCGTCCTCGCCGCGCTGTGGGAGCGGTTCGACCTGGGGCGGCGGCGGTGGCTGCGCGGCCGTGCCTTCCGCGTCGGCCGCCTTGAGCTGCATACGACGTCCCTGCTCTCCGGCCTGTTCTTCGTGCTGCTCGGCGCCCTGTTCCTCGCCTACGACGGCGCCGCCGCGCTGCCCGGCCTCCTCGACGTGGACGACTCGTACACGGTCCAGGAGCGGGCGAGCCGCATCGGTGACGCGGTCCCGGACTGGGCGGCCCTGCTCGGCCTCGTCGCCGTGGCCGCCGCGGTCGCCCTGGCGGCGGCGGTCCGCGGCCGCCGCACGGAGTCCGGCGCGGGCCGTCGCGCGGAGTCCGGCGTGGCACCGGACGCGGAGTGA
- a CDS encoding DsbA family protein, which translates to MSTARKKKNIAVVAAVAVAAGALGLASYTATKPDDSGSKGSSAAAAKGSDSAAPEAGVFPELEALARRDAKDALAQGKADAPVVMIEFADFKCGFCGKFARDTEPDLVKKYVDNGTLRIEWRNFPIFGEDSERAARGAWAAGEQGRFWQFHEAAYADGAKEKGFREGRLKELAREAGVKDVPRFLRDAESDAAKAAVKKDQDQGYKLGATSTPSFLINGRPIAGAQPQSVFEEAIEKAAASRAKGGKGGSGK; encoded by the coding sequence ATGTCCACTGCCCGCAAGAAGAAGAACATCGCCGTCGTCGCCGCGGTCGCCGTCGCCGCCGGGGCGCTCGGTCTCGCCTCGTACACCGCCACCAAGCCGGACGATTCCGGGTCCAAGGGGTCCTCCGCGGCTGCCGCGAAGGGCTCGGACTCCGCCGCGCCGGAGGCGGGTGTCTTCCCCGAGCTGGAGGCCCTCGCGCGCCGCGACGCCAAGGACGCGCTCGCCCAGGGCAAGGCCGACGCGCCCGTCGTCATGATCGAGTTCGCCGACTTCAAGTGCGGCTTCTGCGGCAAGTTCGCCCGGGACACCGAGCCCGACCTGGTGAAGAAGTACGTCGACAACGGCACCCTGCGCATCGAGTGGCGCAACTTCCCGATCTTCGGTGAGGACTCCGAGCGGGCGGCGCGCGGCGCCTGGGCCGCGGGCGAGCAAGGCCGGTTCTGGCAGTTCCACGAGGCCGCGTACGCGGACGGCGCCAAGGAGAAGGGCTTCCGTGAGGGACGGCTCAAGGAACTGGCGCGCGAGGCCGGGGTCAAGGACGTCCCGCGCTTCCTGCGGGACGCCGAGAGCGACGCGGCCAAGGCGGCGGTGAAGAAGGACCAGGACCAGGGCTACAAGCTCGGCGCCACGTCCACCCCGTCCTTCCTGATCAACGGGCGGCCCATCGCGGGCGCGCAGCCCCAGTCCGTCTTCGAGGAGGCGATCGAGAAGGCGGCGGCGAGCCGCGCCAAGGGCGGCAAGGGGGGTTCCGGCAAGTGA